The Stratiformator vulcanicus genome has a segment encoding these proteins:
- a CDS encoding outer membrane protein assembly factor BamB family protein — protein MGTVPYVERNGHRSCLADHKPLPEEPISIACFRRGPTAEPALTTACSAPRELAHSERRAFALIRVNVLAVPALVLMSLVLASSDAIADEPFNPLQQFFETLLPPDSKEPVPEKPERTRSEPTPYDVISSDPLDGRAPHDSASANWLKQAYILIQDEDWERAARLISQVLERAGGRVVRLRSGEISPVATEAAELFSSLPAEIRREYRLRDEGVAAAMLRDAVAQGRSELLTQISERYAYTPAGASALTLLIARHIDHGRFALAARLLERQRRRGSAGSISALSKAVFAATASGEDTSAQEIIETANEDWQRELGRVAELGRQFRTKHNAGSRLPLADWRYDGGVPVRNARAPKCDPLLLARWDHPLTFDRSVAERIELLEGDVRQTTALVPVCRPIAVRGNIVFRTLRGLSVVSAETGRLIWESSPANSLEAVLAAGDSTEAEDNPSLFQNRRSQFDAWVENLDINQYPATSFLYRDDALGALSSDGARVFTIEKSGTVDDRQADLRRRGARSSRRTTLNNSLNQLAAYDLRTGRVLWRAGGTAVGDVFDGDLAGCHFFGPCLPDDGELLVVGEKDREIRLYALDPISGTRLWSTLLAYSETGIEQDPARARWAAPVAVKEGVIVCPTTLGWVAAVNRVGRRLLWAGAVKEADTRNRSRFRRQVTVTADKTIGQRWLSSPPVINGSNVIIAVPEEDSLICLDLFDGTVRWKKPRGSALAFCGTAEGLVFLTSSNLVVAIDAADGTTEWRVSLSNSNDRTAGGAFLAGDQLLLPLDAGRLWVIDPMTGKVLARRKALSGGLKLGSLVSYKDRLYSLSSQGMTAFENPGLLDEEIRRAMVADDEQAEAKFRQAQLLMLDQKFESALGLLGEIDAAAPGPVLRNEIRFARIAALKALISTNPVERADLLPRLRSISESDAELRAVDIFEIEIAVASGNPSAAVNACLAVARNSDLDAMLPRPDRYRVRLGNWLAGQIRGAYFAASLNEQRKIDSIIEREIRNAEDAEGNDGYRLELADLFAFRPSGQELRLRVAKRLAEAGRHEEAFAQLDHIQDAARGAADRKSPGDDAVSQAGDARFSKELADRVERFRQELADAQASAAQIAEVPAGWEDYEVAIKVEGYTRSTGYVSLAIEGATADFFQRHSFQVDTSNNRLIVLGPNGSRVVQSYSLRSGERSYTPRAKAVGNRIYLLYNDFVHCIAVREARMLWARGPSDRRNSSRLRSPGRRQTMTLLPFSNFANSKGLIREAKMAGIMPVANERIVCVQSLRTLEVFDALSGRLLWARDGLSSGSTVTATTRAVFLLEGGSEWKAFDAINGRPLALDQITRLVNASVATVGPYLVVAHRGRTGSAFGIFPIDVATPRLFLFDPVAGQSGWVPDVPLASAVRVGLLADGRMVLVDRDNSVALVDFHERSVSNLGDVPASLFQGNVRSALCFSTTESLFLIVNRGNQYTYYSGGVPTFFVDGQMTGLALDGSGQRWSKRVKGTLPLSDVDRTPVFIFIDRSLRQKFGTSYWTADITAVDRHTGDTVGEASMPGRSHFNPSAVRIDLQREFVELQTYNGNLRFSRFDKEPAEESEPGEGSKSAENSATGNSETGAEEGSGPNDPR, from the coding sequence ATGGGGACTGTCCCGTACGTGGAACGCAACGGCCATCGATCTTGTTTAGCGGATCACAAGCCGCTGCCGGAAGAGCCGATCTCCATCGCCTGTTTTCGGCGTGGGCCAACGGCCGAGCCCGCTCTTACAACCGCCTGTTCGGCTCCGCGTGAGTTGGCTCATTCAGAGCGACGTGCTTTTGCGCTCATTCGCGTGAACGTTTTGGCCGTTCCTGCGTTGGTGCTGATGTCGCTCGTTCTGGCCAGCTCCGATGCCATCGCCGATGAGCCCTTCAATCCGCTTCAGCAATTCTTCGAAACGCTCCTTCCGCCCGACTCCAAAGAACCAGTACCCGAGAAGCCGGAGCGAACTCGCAGCGAGCCGACGCCATACGATGTGATCAGCAGCGACCCGCTCGACGGCCGAGCGCCGCATGATTCGGCTTCGGCCAATTGGTTGAAACAAGCTTACATACTCATTCAGGACGAAGACTGGGAGCGGGCGGCCCGCCTCATCTCTCAGGTCCTGGAGCGAGCCGGTGGCAGAGTCGTCCGCCTGCGGTCGGGGGAAATCTCGCCCGTCGCGACCGAGGCTGCCGAGTTGTTTTCGAGTCTCCCGGCGGAAATCCGCCGCGAATATCGCTTGCGGGATGAAGGCGTTGCCGCGGCGATGCTGCGCGATGCGGTTGCACAAGGGCGAAGCGAATTGCTGACTCAAATTTCAGAGCGTTATGCCTACACGCCGGCGGGCGCGTCTGCCCTGACGCTTCTGATCGCCCGGCATATTGATCACGGCCGGTTCGCGCTTGCCGCCCGACTGCTTGAACGTCAGCGCCGCCGGGGATCGGCCGGGTCAATATCGGCTCTCTCCAAGGCCGTGTTCGCGGCGACGGCCTCTGGCGAAGACACGTCCGCGCAGGAGATCATTGAGACGGCAAACGAAGATTGGCAACGTGAATTGGGTCGGGTTGCCGAACTCGGCCGACAGTTTCGCACCAAGCACAACGCGGGTTCGCGTCTGCCTCTTGCCGACTGGCGATATGACGGTGGCGTCCCGGTTCGAAATGCTCGAGCCCCAAAGTGCGATCCGCTCTTGCTGGCGCGCTGGGATCACCCGCTTACCTTCGACCGCTCGGTGGCGGAGCGGATTGAACTGCTCGAAGGAGATGTCCGGCAGACGACCGCGCTGGTGCCGGTTTGCCGCCCGATCGCGGTCCGGGGGAACATCGTGTTCCGAACGCTCCGCGGCCTCTCAGTCGTCTCGGCCGAAACGGGGCGTTTAATCTGGGAAAGCTCGCCGGCGAACTCATTGGAAGCGGTCTTGGCGGCGGGAGATTCGACCGAGGCCGAAGATAATCCTTCTCTCTTCCAGAACCGTCGATCTCAATTTGACGCCTGGGTCGAGAACCTCGATATCAATCAGTATCCGGCCACCTCGTTTCTTTATCGCGATGATGCGTTGGGCGCACTGTCGAGCGACGGAGCCCGCGTATTCACGATTGAAAAGTCGGGCACGGTCGACGACCGGCAGGCCGACCTTCGCCGCCGAGGCGCCCGAAGCTCGCGACGGACGACGCTCAACAATTCACTGAATCAGCTTGCGGCCTACGATTTGCGCACCGGCCGCGTGCTCTGGCGGGCCGGGGGAACGGCGGTCGGAGACGTGTTCGACGGTGATCTCGCGGGATGTCATTTCTTCGGTCCTTGTTTACCGGACGACGGAGAACTGCTGGTGGTCGGCGAAAAAGATCGGGAGATTCGGCTTTATGCGCTCGACCCGATCTCCGGTACCCGCCTTTGGTCGACTCTGTTGGCCTATTCCGAAACCGGTATCGAGCAGGATCCGGCCCGGGCACGCTGGGCCGCCCCGGTCGCCGTCAAAGAGGGCGTCATCGTTTGCCCGACGACCTTGGGTTGGGTCGCGGCCGTCAATCGGGTGGGGCGTCGGCTGCTATGGGCCGGAGCCGTGAAAGAAGCAGACACTCGTAATCGGAGTCGGTTTCGCCGACAGGTGACGGTCACGGCGGATAAGACGATTGGTCAGCGATGGTTGTCCTCGCCGCCGGTCATCAACGGCTCGAACGTGATCATTGCCGTGCCCGAAGAGGACAGCCTGATTTGTCTCGATCTGTTCGACGGAACGGTTCGCTGGAAGAAGCCGCGCGGCAGCGCCCTTGCGTTTTGCGGCACAGCCGAGGGCCTCGTGTTCCTCACGTCGAGCAACCTCGTCGTGGCGATCGACGCCGCCGACGGCACGACCGAGTGGCGGGTCTCACTATCGAATTCGAACGACCGGACAGCCGGGGGTGCCTTTCTGGCCGGGGATCAATTGTTGCTCCCGCTTGACGCCGGTCGGCTTTGGGTAATCGACCCGATGACGGGCAAGGTGCTGGCCCGCCGCAAAGCCCTGTCGGGCGGTCTGAAGCTCGGTTCACTCGTCAGCTATAAAGACCGGCTCTATTCGCTTTCATCGCAGGGGATGACCGCGTTCGAGAACCCCGGTCTGCTCGACGAAGAGATTCGCCGTGCGATGGTTGCGGACGATGAACAGGCCGAAGCGAAGTTTCGACAGGCTCAGCTCTTAATGCTGGACCAGAAGTTCGAGTCCGCGCTGGGGTTGCTCGGCGAGATCGACGCCGCTGCGCCCGGTCCGGTCCTCCGCAACGAAATACGGTTTGCACGCATCGCGGCTTTGAAGGCATTAATTTCGACCAACCCCGTCGAACGTGCCGACCTGCTGCCTCGGCTGCGATCCATTTCGGAAAGCGACGCCGAATTACGGGCCGTCGATATTTTTGAAATCGAAATTGCGGTGGCCTCCGGCAACCCGTCTGCGGCGGTCAACGCTTGCCTGGCGGTCGCCCGAAACTCCGACCTCGACGCGATGCTCCCTCGACCTGATCGCTACCGGGTGCGTCTCGGCAATTGGCTTGCCGGTCAAATTCGAGGGGCCTACTTCGCCGCGTCCTTAAACGAGCAGCGAAAGATCGATTCAATAATCGAACGCGAAATACGAAATGCAGAAGACGCCGAGGGTAACGACGGCTATCGGCTCGAACTGGCTGATCTGTTCGCGTTCCGGCCGTCAGGTCAAGAGTTAAGACTTCGAGTCGCGAAGCGGCTCGCCGAAGCAGGCCGGCATGAAGAAGCGTTCGCTCAGCTCGATCACATTCAGGATGCTGCGCGAGGGGCGGCCGATCGCAAATCCCCCGGTGATGACGCTGTTAGCCAAGCGGGCGACGCCCGGTTCTCTAAAGAGCTTGCCGACAGAGTCGAACGGTTCCGGCAAGAACTCGCGGACGCACAGGCATCGGCAGCTCAAATCGCCGAAGTACCAGCGGGCTGGGAAGACTACGAAGTCGCGATCAAAGTCGAGGGCTACACGCGCTCGACGGGATATGTTTCGCTCGCGATTGAAGGGGCGACGGCTGATTTCTTCCAGCGGCATTCCTTTCAGGTTGATACCTCGAACAACCGGCTGATCGTGCTCGGGCCGAACGGTAGCCGGGTCGTGCAGAGTTACTCCCTGCGAAGCGGAGAGCGCTCTTACACGCCGCGCGCGAAGGCCGTCGGAAACCGGATCTATCTGCTTTACAACGACTTCGTACATTGCATCGCAGTGCGTGAAGCTCGAATGCTGTGGGCACGTGGGCCGTCTGATCGTCGCAATTCCAGTCGGCTGCGATCACCAGGCCGACGGCAGACGATGACGTTGCTCCCCTTCAGCAACTTCGCCAATTCTAAAGGGTTGATCCGCGAAGCGAAGATGGCCGGGATCATGCCCGTGGCGAATGAGCGAATCGTTTGCGTGCAATCGCTGCGAACGCTTGAGGTCTTCGACGCACTTTCCGGCCGGTTGCTATGGGCGCGGGACGGTCTGTCGTCCGGAAGCACCGTGACGGCGACCACTCGTGCCGTCTTCCTGCTGGAGGGCGGTTCCGAATGGAAGGCGTTCGACGCGATCAACGGGCGTCCGCTCGCCTTGGATCAGATCACGCGGTTGGTCAACGCCTCCGTCGCGACCGTCGGACCCTATCTCGTGGTCGCCCACCGGGGCCGAACGGGAAGTGCCTTCGGCATTTTTCCGATCGACGTGGCCACGCCCCGGCTGTTCCTGTTTGACCCTGTTGCGGGTCAGTCGGGCTGGGTCCCGGACGTGCCGCTCGCCTCAGCCGTGCGTGTCGGTCTGCTCGCCGACGGGCGTATGGTGCTGGTCGATCGAGACAACTCGGTCGCGCTGGTCGATTTCCATGAGCGCAGCGTCTCCAACCTCGGCGATGTTCCCGCGAGCTTGTTTCAGGGGAATGTGCGATCAGCCCTATGTTTCTCAACGACTGAAAGCCTCTTTCTGATCGTCAATCGCGGCAATCAATACACCTACTACTCCGGCGGCGTCCCGACATTCTTTGTCGACGGACAAATGACCGGCCTCGCCTTGGATGGCAGCGGGCAGCGCTGGTCGAAGCGGGTGAAGGGGACCCTTCCGCTCAGCGACGTCGACCGCACCCCGGTCTTTATCTTCATTGATCGATCTCTGCGGCAGAAGTTCGGGACCAGCTACTGGACGGCCGACATCACGGCCGTCGATCGGCACACCGGCGATACCGTCGGTGAGGCCAGCATGCCCGGGCGATCACACTTCAACCCCAGTGCCGTTCGGATCGACCTGCAGCGAGAATTCGTCGAACTGCAAACCTACAACGGCAACCTCCGCTTCAGTCGTTTTGACAAAGAACCGGCGGAGGAATCCGAACCGGGCGAGGGATCGAAATCCGCAGAGAATTCCGCCACCGGAAACTCTGAAACAGGAGCCGAAGAAGGTTCCGGACCGAACGATCCGCGGTGA